A single Camelus dromedarius isolate mCamDro1 chromosome 26, mCamDro1.pat, whole genome shotgun sequence DNA region contains:
- the LOC105104489 gene encoding dihydrodiol dehydrogenase 3-like, which produces MDPRRQCQELNDGRFIPVLGFGTYAPEEVPKSEALEATKFAIGAGFRHIDCAYLYQNEEQVGQAIRSKIADGTVKREDIFYTSKLWCTFLRPELVRPALEKSLKDLQLDYVDLYIIHFPMAMKPGEDPLPKDENGKLICDTVDLCSTWEAMEKCKDAGLAKSIGVSNFNHKQLGKILNKPGLKHKPVCNQVECHPYMNQSKLLDFCKSKGIVLVAYSALGSQRLENWVNLRLPVLLDDPLLGAIAKKHKRSPALIALRYQLQRGVVVLAKSYNKKRIKENMQVFDFELTPEDMKAIDGLNRNMRYLDTTYFSDHPDYPFSEEY; this is translated from the exons ATGGACCCCAGACGTCAGTGTCAGGAGCTTAATGACGGCCGCTTCATTCCTGTGCTGGGATTTGGCACCTACGCACCTGAGGAG GTTCCTAAGAGCGAAGCTCTGGAGGCCACCAAATTCGCTATAGGTGCTGGGTTCCGCCACATTGACTGTGCGTATTTATACCAAAACGAAGAGCAGGTTGGACAGGCCATCCGAAGCAAGATTGCAGACGGCACTGTGAAGAGAGAAGACATATTCTACACCTCAAAG CTTTGGTGTACTTTCCTTCGACCAGAGTTGGTGCGACCAGCCTTGGAAAAGTCACTGAAAGATCTTCAACTGGACTATGTGGACCTCTATATTATTCACTTTCCCATGGCTATGAAG CCAGGGGAGGACCCTCTTCCcaaagatgaaaatggaaaattaatatgTGACACAGTGGATCTCTGCAGCACGTGGGAG gcCATGGAGAAGTGTAAGGACGCGGGACTGGCCAAGTCCATCGGCGTGTCCAACTTTAACCACAAGCAGCTGGGGAAGATCCTGAACAAGCCAGGGCTCAAGCACAAGCCTGTCTGCAACCAG GTGGAATGTCACCCTTATATGAATCAGAGCAAACTGCTGGATTTCTGCAAGTCCAAGGGCATTGTTCTGGTCGCCTATAGTGCTCTGGGATCCCAAAGATTAGAAAATTG GGTGAACCTGAGACTCCCCGTTCTCTTGGACGACCCACTTCTTGGTGCCATTGCCAAGAAGCACAAGCGCAGCCCAGCTCTGATTGCCCTTCGCTACCAGCTGCAGCGCGGGGTGGTGGTCCTGGCCAAGAGTTACAATAAGAAGCGGATCAAGGAGAACATGCAG gtTTTTGACTTTGAGTTGACGCCAGAAGACATGAAAGCAATTGACGGCCTCAACAGAAATATGCGCTATCTTGATACAACCTA cTTTAGCGATCACCCTGACTATCCATTTTCTGAAGAATATTGA